One stretch of Paraburkholderia fungorum DNA includes these proteins:
- the panS gene encoding ketopantoate/pantoate/pantothenate transporter PanS yields the protein MLARVTRLFPLWAVLVSVAAYFSPASFAGIAPHVTTLLTIIMLAMGVTLSVADFQRVFTRPAPVIAGIVLHYLVMPLAAWVIAKALRMPPDLTAGMVLVGSVASGTASNVMIYLARGDVALSVTISALSTLVGVFATPLLTRLYVDASISVDVHGMLMSILQIVALPIVVGLIINHLFGKFVRKIEPILPLISMVAIVLIIGAVVGGTQKSIASVGLVVMVGVVLHNGIGLLGGYWGGRLLGFDEAVCRTLAIEVGMQNSGLAATLGKLYFTPIAALPGALFSVWHNLSGSLLAGHWAGRPAKGSTHPDGERVLDAKRG from the coding sequence ATGCTTGCCCGCGTCACTCGTCTGTTTCCGCTCTGGGCCGTGCTCGTCTCCGTCGCCGCCTACTTCTCGCCGGCCTCGTTCGCCGGCATTGCGCCGCACGTCACCACGCTTCTCACCATCATCATGCTGGCGATGGGCGTCACGCTGTCGGTAGCCGACTTCCAGCGCGTGTTCACGCGGCCCGCGCCGGTGATCGCCGGCATCGTGCTGCATTACCTCGTGATGCCGCTCGCCGCATGGGTGATCGCCAAGGCACTGCGCATGCCGCCGGATCTGACCGCCGGCATGGTGCTGGTGGGCAGCGTCGCGAGCGGCACAGCGTCGAACGTGATGATCTATCTGGCGCGCGGCGACGTGGCGCTGTCGGTGACGATCAGCGCGCTGTCGACCCTCGTCGGCGTGTTCGCGACACCGCTGCTCACGCGCCTTTACGTGGATGCGTCGATCTCCGTCGACGTGCACGGCATGCTGATGAGCATCCTGCAGATCGTCGCGTTGCCGATCGTGGTCGGTCTGATCATCAATCATCTGTTCGGGAAATTTGTGCGCAAGATCGAGCCGATCCTGCCGCTGATCTCGATGGTCGCGATCGTGCTGATCATCGGCGCGGTGGTGGGCGGCACGCAGAAGAGCATCGCGTCGGTCGGGCTCGTGGTGATGGTCGGCGTGGTACTGCATAACGGCATCGGACTGCTCGGCGGCTATTGGGGCGGCCGCCTGCTCGGTTTCGACGAAGCGGTCTGCCGGACGCTCGCGATCGAAGTGGGCATGCAGAATTCGGGCCTCGCCGCGACGCTCGGCAAGCTGTATTTCACGCCGATCGCCGCGTTGCCCGGCGCGCTGTTTTCGGTGTGGCACAACCTGTCGGGTTCGCTGCTCGCGGGACATTGGGCCGGACGTCCGGCGAAAGGCTCGACGCATCCTGATGGCGAGCGCGTGCTGGACGCGAAGCGCGGGTAA
- a CDS encoding MATE family efflux transporter, with product MTQSGFSRLAARPPTLSRHAADTARLAAPLAIAQLSQMAMSVTDTILLGSLGPDALAAGGLGANLFFVVVTLLQGVLTSVSVSVSHARGAQDDGRVPDIYWTGFVLSLLLSVPAFILLSFASQILLAFGEPGLLAHNVGEYAAVLRWGAPASLIGVGLMRSFLPAIGAAKRLLWVSIASVVVNAFLNYGLIHGAYGLPRLGFLGSAAATSITVWLSAIVLMALLHLRPRYRHFVVATRPKVPLMGELFGIGWPVAITYGVESMLFLATGLMVGLLGESQLAAHQIALNVASVAFMVPLAIGQAANVRVGYWSGAGQPLAARHAGFVALALGVGFMTLSGMVLIAAPRWIVGLYLHLDDPANAATVALASSLLGVAAIFQIVDGMQTVGSGCLRGLKDTRVPMIAAAFGYWVIGFPTGYTLAFHFGLGARGLWWGLAAGLASVAVLMTLRFHKLSLRHVSPQAADAPSAGPV from the coding sequence ATGACTCAATCCGGCTTCTCCCGGCTGGCCGCCAGGCCGCCGACCCTGTCCCGCCACGCCGCCGACACCGCGCGGCTCGCCGCTCCGCTCGCCATCGCGCAACTGTCGCAAATGGCGATGAGCGTCACCGACACCATCCTGCTCGGCTCGCTCGGCCCCGACGCGCTTGCTGCGGGCGGCCTCGGCGCGAACCTGTTTTTTGTCGTAGTCACGCTGTTGCAGGGCGTGCTGACATCGGTGAGCGTGAGCGTGTCACACGCGCGCGGCGCGCAGGACGACGGCCGCGTGCCCGACATCTACTGGACCGGCTTTGTGCTGTCGCTGCTGCTGTCCGTGCCGGCGTTCATCCTGCTGTCGTTCGCGTCGCAGATCCTGCTCGCGTTCGGCGAACCCGGGCTGCTTGCGCACAACGTCGGCGAATATGCGGCGGTGCTGCGCTGGGGCGCGCCCGCGAGCCTGATCGGCGTCGGCCTGATGCGCTCGTTCCTGCCCGCGATCGGCGCGGCGAAACGGCTGCTGTGGGTGTCGATTGCGAGCGTCGTCGTGAACGCGTTTCTGAACTACGGGTTGATTCACGGCGCGTATGGTTTGCCGCGGCTCGGCTTTCTCGGCTCGGCGGCGGCGACGTCGATCACCGTCTGGCTGAGCGCGATCGTGCTGATGGCGCTGTTGCATCTGCGGCCGCGCTATCGCCATTTCGTCGTCGCGACACGGCCCAAGGTCCCGTTGATGGGTGAACTGTTCGGGATCGGCTGGCCGGTCGCGATCACCTATGGCGTCGAATCGATGCTGTTTCTCGCCACCGGCCTGATGGTCGGCCTGCTCGGCGAGTCGCAACTGGCCGCGCATCAGATAGCGCTGAACGTGGCGTCGGTCGCGTTCATGGTGCCGCTCGCGATCGGCCAGGCGGCCAATGTGCGGGTCGGCTACTGGTCCGGCGCGGGGCAACCGCTGGCCGCGCGCCATGCGGGTTTTGTCGCGCTCGCGCTCGGCGTCGGCTTCATGACGTTGTCCGGCATGGTGCTGATCGCCGCGCCGCGCTGGATCGTCGGCCTTTACCTGCATCTCGACGATCCGGCCAACGCAGCCACGGTCGCGCTGGCGAGTTCGCTGCTGGGCGTGGCGGCAATTTTCCAGATCGTCGACGGCATGCAGACGGTGGGATCCGGCTGCCTGCGCGGGCTGAAGGACACTCGCGTGCCGATGATCGCCGCCGCGTTCGGCTACTGGGTGATCGGTTTTCCGACCGGCTACACGCTGGCGTTTCACTTCGGTCTCGGCGCACGCGGGCTGTGGTGGGGACTCGCGGCAGGCCTGGCGAGCGTCGCGGTGCTGATGACGCTGCGCTTTCACAAGCTGAGCCTGCGGCACGTGTCGCCGCAAGCGGCCGATGCTCCGTCGGCGGGGCCGGTTTGA
- a CDS encoding phospholipase D family protein, whose product MPGHHYQNHDAQQPECALSSPRKPFTWESTRHFFLLLCATACLTACATKPPATAFDRQITHALPVSETTPLSTALAPLEAAHPGQSGFRVLSNGTDALQMRIALARSATRTLDMQYYIANEDTTGKLLLGAALYAADHGVRVRMLVDDLNFKDIDRIMAGLNSHDNIEIRVFNPFGSAQEGVFERTTNLFTQIGHFTRRMHNKAMIADNQLAIVGGRNLGDEYFSASETLQFRDLDVLAAGPITADISASFDDYWNSSISYPLRVLNKQKFDQKELDATRDDLRAHWRTNADPYNAKPLNATPLAQQIAGEQLGLTWAPAEFKADSPEKIVHPSPDYISPPMQRLGELTRDARKDLLIISPYFVPHETGVKAAAELTHRGVRVAILTNSLAATDAVAVQAGYSPFRVPLLQQGVELYEFKPQQDTPTARLTGSKSRASLHAKTYVVDDKILVIGSMNLDPRSANLNTELALVIHSPPLAEQVAQIFARATSPEASYRVTLADDAQLAYLHSIGAPPSPLVWTDTEDGISRTYIFDPQAGLYRNALTGLFSLLPVNAEL is encoded by the coding sequence GTGCCGGGGCATCACTACCAGAACCACGACGCACAGCAGCCAGAGTGCGCGCTCAGCAGCCCCCGGAAGCCGTTCACCTGGGAATCGACGAGACATTTTTTCCTGCTGCTCTGCGCGACGGCATGTCTGACCGCCTGCGCCACCAAGCCTCCCGCCACCGCGTTCGATCGACAGATCACCCACGCACTCCCCGTCAGCGAAACCACGCCACTGAGCACCGCGCTCGCGCCGCTCGAAGCCGCGCATCCGGGCCAATCGGGGTTCCGTGTACTGTCGAACGGCACCGACGCGTTGCAGATGCGCATAGCGCTAGCCCGCTCGGCGACCAGAACGCTCGACATGCAGTACTACATTGCCAACGAGGACACCACCGGCAAGCTGCTGCTCGGCGCCGCGCTGTATGCGGCCGATCATGGCGTGCGGGTGCGGATGCTGGTCGACGACCTGAATTTCAAGGACATCGACCGCATCATGGCGGGCCTGAATTCGCACGACAACATTGAGATTCGCGTGTTCAATCCGTTCGGCAGCGCGCAGGAAGGCGTGTTCGAGCGCACGACGAATCTGTTCACGCAGATCGGCCATTTCACGCGCCGCATGCACAACAAGGCGATGATCGCGGACAACCAGCTGGCGATCGTCGGCGGCCGCAATCTCGGCGACGAATATTTCAGCGCGAGCGAAACGCTGCAATTCCGCGATCTCGACGTACTGGCCGCGGGCCCGATTACCGCCGACATCTCCGCGAGTTTCGACGACTACTGGAACAGCAGCATCTCCTATCCGCTGCGAGTGCTGAACAAGCAGAAGTTCGACCAGAAAGAACTCGACGCCACGCGTGACGACCTGCGCGCGCACTGGCGCACCAACGCCGATCCGTACAACGCGAAACCGCTGAACGCGACGCCGCTCGCGCAGCAGATTGCCGGCGAGCAACTCGGCCTGACCTGGGCGCCCGCCGAATTCAAGGCGGACTCGCCTGAGAAGATCGTGCATCCGTCGCCCGATTACATCAGTCCGCCGATGCAGCGCCTGGGTGAACTGACGCGCGACGCGCGCAAGGATTTACTGATTATTTCGCCGTACTTCGTACCGCACGAGACGGGCGTCAAGGCGGCGGCCGAACTGACGCATCGCGGGGTGCGTGTCGCCATCCTGACCAATTCGCTGGCCGCGACCGACGCGGTCGCCGTGCAGGCGGGTTACAGCCCGTTTCGCGTGCCGTTGCTGCAACAAGGCGTCGAACTATACGAATTCAAGCCGCAACAGGACACGCCGACCGCGCGTCTGACCGGCTCGAAATCGCGCGCCAGTCTGCATGCCAAGACCTACGTGGTCGACGACAAGATTCTGGTGATCGGCTCGATGAATCTCGACCCCCGCTCGGCCAATCTGAATACCGAACTGGCGCTGGTGATTCACAGCCCGCCACTCGCCGAACAGGTCGCGCAGATTTTCGCGCGCGCTACATCCCCGGAGGCAAGCTATCGCGTCACGCTCGCAGACGACGCGCAGCTTGCTTATCTCCACTCGATCGGCGCACCACCGTCGCCGCTCGTGTGGACCGATACAGAAGACGGCATCAGCCGCACCTACATTTTCGATCCACAGGCCGGGTTATACCGGAATGCGTTAACGGGTCTATTCTCCCTATTGCCCGTCAACGCAGAACTTTGA
- the fumC gene encoding class II fumarate hydratase, whose protein sequence is MTEDVRMERDTFGEIAVPNARLWGAQTQRSLQNFRISTEKQSPELITALAIIKRAAAEVNTSLGVLDESKAKAIIEAADEIIAGKHAGEFPLAVWQTGSGTQTNMNLNEVIANRASELLGGERGEARKVHPNDDVNRGQSSNDVFPTAMHVAAADAIVKHLLPALKTLRTTLDGKAKAFADIVKIGRTHLQDATPLTLGQEFSGYVAQLDHGMQHVESALPHLYQLAQGGTAVGTGLNAHPQFADKVAAAIGKQTGLPFVSAPNKFEVMAAADALVFAHGALKTVAASLNKIANDIRWLSSGPRCGLGELSIPENEPGSSIMPGKVNPTQSEALTMLCSQVFGNDVAVNIGGASGNFELNVFRPMIAHNVLQSVRLLADGALSFNDNCAVGIEPNHDRIETLLNESLMLVTALNPHIGYDKAAKIAKKAHKEGTTLKASALALGFVTEAQFDEWVRPNEMVGN, encoded by the coding sequence ATGACTGAAGACGTACGCATGGAGCGCGACACGTTCGGCGAAATCGCGGTGCCGAACGCTCGTCTGTGGGGCGCACAAACGCAGCGCTCGCTGCAGAATTTCCGTATTTCGACCGAGAAGCAGTCGCCCGAACTGATCACTGCGCTGGCTATCATCAAGCGCGCGGCCGCCGAGGTGAACACGAGCCTCGGCGTGCTCGACGAAAGCAAGGCCAAAGCGATTATCGAAGCAGCCGACGAGATCATCGCCGGCAAGCACGCTGGTGAATTTCCGCTTGCCGTGTGGCAAACCGGCTCCGGCACGCAGACCAACATGAACCTCAACGAGGTGATCGCGAATCGCGCGAGCGAGTTGCTCGGCGGCGAGCGCGGCGAAGCGCGCAAAGTACATCCGAACGACGACGTGAATCGCGGCCAGTCGTCGAACGACGTGTTCCCGACCGCCATGCACGTGGCCGCCGCCGACGCGATCGTCAAGCATCTGCTGCCCGCGTTGAAGACGTTGCGCACCACGCTCGACGGCAAGGCAAAAGCGTTCGCCGATATCGTCAAGATCGGCCGCACGCATCTGCAGGACGCGACGCCGCTGACGCTCGGCCAGGAGTTTTCGGGCTATGTCGCGCAGCTCGATCACGGCATGCAGCACGTCGAATCGGCGCTGCCGCATCTGTATCAACTCGCACAGGGCGGCACGGCGGTCGGCACGGGTTTGAACGCGCATCCGCAATTCGCAGACAAGGTCGCTGCGGCAATCGGCAAGCAAACCGGCCTGCCGTTCGTGTCGGCGCCGAACAAGTTCGAAGTGATGGCCGCCGCCGACGCGCTGGTGTTCGCGCACGGCGCGTTGAAGACCGTCGCGGCGAGCCTGAACAAGATCGCCAACGACATCCGCTGGCTCTCGAGTGGTCCGCGTTGCGGCCTCGGCGAACTGTCGATTCCGGAAAACGAACCGGGCAGCTCGATCATGCCGGGCAAGGTCAACCCGACTCAATCGGAAGCGCTCACGATGCTGTGCTCGCAGGTGTTCGGCAACGACGTCGCGGTGAACATCGGCGGCGCGAGCGGCAACTTCGAGTTGAACGTGTTCCGTCCGATGATCGCGCACAACGTGCTGCAATCGGTGCGTCTGCTTGCCGACGGCGCGCTCAGTTTCAACGACAACTGCGCGGTCGGCATCGAGCCGAATCACGACCGTATCGAAACGTTGCTGAACGAATCGCTGATGCTGGTGACGGCGCTCAATCCGCACATCGGCTACGACAAGGCCGCGAAGATCGCGAAGAAGGCACACAAGGAAGGCACGACGCTGAAGGCGTCGGCGCTGGCGCTCGGCTTTGTCACCGAGGCGCAGTTCGACGAGTGGGTTCGTCCGAACGAGATGGTGGGAAATTAA